Proteins from one Blattabacterium sp. (Blattella germanica) str. Bge genomic window:
- a CDS encoding OmpA family protein: MKNVNFFIIALFAFFSSIFSHVFSQDSKEKEKWSVRIGAHDINYFPIKSPLKGFFLKKNNSFNPIISHVELEHKIKKHIGLYLDASLGMVDNNRWRIANGFFVKLSHGVNLYIFPHYKFDPYLRLGAGYHKFNGYVNRELRISDTKYFKTNKKNFFVLDGGLGFNFWIVSNLGVNLQSTYNQVFAYQSGDFLNFWKHNVGVIFRFGNLKITENQKYNKNQENKKIVEIDKNHSYYSSENKEKKEEEKICCQNQNPKDSDKDGVLDQEDLCPNQFGLRKFKGCPDTDSDNVPDYEDKCPKKFGKKENQGCPDVVFSPILFDLGKFALTPRSLSIVNEIAEIIINSLPNSKFYIDGYTDSHGKLSYNKTLSLKRANSVFEALISKGVDSSRIEVRGLVGGKYKKKGRRVEITIRK; this comes from the coding sequence ATGAAAAACGTCAATTTTTTTATTATTGCTTTATTCGCTTTTTTTTCGTCTATATTCTCTCATGTTTTTTCTCAAGATTCGAAAGAAAAAGAAAAATGGTCTGTTAGAATAGGAGCACACGATATAAATTATTTTCCGATAAAATCTCCTTTAAAAGGTTTTTTTCTTAAAAAGAATAATAGTTTTAATCCTATTATTTCTCATGTAGAATTAGAGCACAAGATCAAAAAACATATAGGGTTATATTTAGATGCATCATTAGGAATGGTCGATAATAACAGGTGGAGAATAGCGAATGGTTTTTTTGTTAAACTGAGTCATGGGGTGAATTTATATATTTTTCCTCATTATAAGTTTGATCCCTATTTGCGATTAGGAGCAGGTTATCATAAATTTAACGGATACGTAAACAGAGAATTGAGAATTTCAGATACAAAATATTTTAAAACAAATAAGAAGAATTTTTTTGTATTAGACGGTGGATTAGGTTTCAATTTTTGGATCGTTTCTAATTTGGGGGTTAACCTGCAAAGTACTTATAATCAAGTATTTGCATATCAATCAGGAGATTTTTTGAATTTTTGGAAACATAATGTAGGAGTTATTTTTCGTTTTGGTAATTTAAAAATTACAGAAAATCAAAAATATAACAAAAATCAAGAAAACAAAAAAATAGTAGAAATAGATAAAAATCATTCTTATTATTCTTCAGAAAATAAAGAAAAAAAAGAAGAAGAAAAAATTTGTTGCCAAAATCAAAATCCAAAAGATTCTGATAAAGATGGAGTTTTAGATCAAGAAGATTTATGCCCCAATCAATTTGGATTAAGAAAATTCAAAGGTTGTCCCGACACAGATTCAGATAACGTTCCGGATTACGAAGATAAGTGTCCTAAAAAATTTGGAAAAAAAGAAAATCAAGGATGTCCTGATGTAGTTTTTAGCCCTATTTTATTTGATTTGGGTAAATTTGCATTAACTCCTCGTTCTTTATCAATTGTGAATGAAATAGCTGAAATCATAATCAATAGTCTACCTAATTCCAAATTTTATATAGATGGATATACAGATTCTCATGGAAAACTTTCTTATAATAAAACTTTATCTCTAAAAAGAGCAAACTCAGTATTTGAGGCTTTGATTTCTAAAGGAGTAGATTCTTCTAGAATAGAAGTTAGAGGATTGGTAGGAGGAAAATATAAGAAAAAGGGACGACGAGTAGAAATCACAATACGAAAATAA
- a CDS encoding nucleotide pyrophosphohydrolase: MEIKDIQKLVHNWIVNHGVRYFDVLTNTILLSEEVGEVSRIIARHYGEQSKKKNCKKNEDLGEELSDVLFVIVCLANQTGINLEESFHKKLKKKEIRDHTRHHENEKLK, from the coding sequence TTGGAAATCAAAGATATACAAAAATTAGTTCATAATTGGATCGTGAACCATGGAGTGCGTTATTTTGACGTGTTAACGAATACTATTCTTTTATCAGAAGAAGTAGGTGAAGTTTCTAGAATTATTGCTAGACATTATGGGGAACAATCTAAAAAGAAAAATTGTAAAAAAAATGAAGATCTTGGAGAAGAGTTATCAGATGTTTTGTTTGTTATAGTTTGTTTAGCTAATCAAACTGGAATCAATTTAGAAGAATCCTTTCATAAAAAATTAAAAAAAAAGGAAATCAGAGATCACACAAGACACCATGAAAATGAAAAATTAAAATAA
- a CDS encoding transketolase C-terminal domain-containing protein — protein sequence MKQYENKGLKETRAGFGQALTFLGKKNKRVVALCADLTSSLFMNQFSKEFPERFFQIGIAEANMIGIAAGLSIGKYIPFAGTFANFATSRVYDQIRQSIAYSYKNVKICASHSGLTLGEDGATHQSLEDIGMMKMLPGMTVINTCDYNQTYAATLAIAHYLGPVYLRFGRPAVANFTDENQMFEIGKAVLLTEGKDVTIVCTGHLVWEALEASKILYREEGIECEVINIHTIKPLDETSILKSVNKTKCVLTAEEHNYWGGLGESVARILTTKKCYVPQSLVAVNDVFGESGKPMELLKKYNIDCNSIINRIQILLKKKKN from the coding sequence ATGAAACAATATGAAAATAAAGGGCTCAAAGAAACTAGAGCTGGGTTTGGTCAAGCTTTGACTTTTTTGGGAAAAAAAAATAAAAGAGTGGTAGCATTGTGTGCCGATTTGACTAGCTCTTTATTTATGAATCAATTTTCAAAAGAATTCCCAGAAAGATTTTTTCAAATAGGAATAGCAGAAGCTAATATGATTGGAATAGCAGCTGGACTGAGTATTGGAAAATATATTCCGTTTGCAGGTACATTTGCTAATTTTGCTACATCTCGTGTCTATGATCAGATACGTCAATCTATTGCTTATTCTTATAAAAACGTAAAAATATGTGCTTCTCATTCTGGATTAACTCTAGGAGAAGATGGAGCTACACATCAAAGTTTAGAGGATATTGGAATGATGAAAATGTTACCTGGGATGACTGTTATCAATACATGTGACTATAATCAAACTTATGCAGCTACTTTAGCGATAGCTCATTATTTAGGCCCAGTTTATTTACGTTTTGGTCGCCCTGCTGTAGCTAATTTTACGGATGAAAATCAAATGTTTGAAATCGGAAAAGCTGTTCTTTTAACAGAAGGAAAAGATGTTACCATTGTTTGCACAGGACATTTGGTATGGGAAGCTTTAGAAGCCTCTAAAATTTTGTACAGAGAAGAAGGAATAGAATGTGAAGTAATTAACATTCATACAATCAAACCGTTGGATGAAACGTCTATTTTAAAATCTGTAAATAAGACGAAATGTGTTCTCACTGCAGAAGAACACAATTATTGGGGAGGATTAGGGGAAAGTGTAGCTAGGATACTTACTACCAAAAAATGTTATGTTCCTCAAAGTTTAGTAGCTGTTAATGATGTTTTTGGAGAGAGTGGAAAACCTATGGAACTTTTGAAAAAATATAACATTGATTGTAATTCTATTATAAATCGTATACAGATTTTGTTGAAAAAAAAGAAAAATTAA
- a CDS encoding transketolase — protein sequence MNLHYLKDLCSQVRRDILRMVNDAKSGHPGGSLGCTEYFVALYQEIMHYNPKIFTMDGEGEDLFFLSNGHISPVYYSILARSGFFPIKELSTFRKLNSRLQGHPSVHRGLPGIRISSGSLGQGMSVAVGAALSKKLNKEFHNIIYSLHGDGELNEGQIWESVLYAGARNIDNYIATIDYNGQQIDGTTDEVLPLGNLKKKFESFDWKVLEELEGNNIEKVIDVLKKAKNETGKGKPVLIILYTQMGYGVDFMVGNNAWHGKYPNQEELERALSQLPKTTFVDYPLSD from the coding sequence ATGAATTTACATTATCTAAAGGATTTGTGTTCTCAAGTGAGAAGAGATATTCTACGCATGGTCAATGATGCAAAATCTGGTCATCCAGGTGGATCTTTGGGATGCACGGAATATTTTGTGGCTTTATATCAAGAAATAATGCATTATAACCCCAAAATTTTTACCATGGATGGAGAAGGAGAAGATCTTTTTTTTCTATCCAATGGACATATTTCTCCTGTTTATTATAGTATATTAGCTCGTTCCGGTTTTTTTCCAATCAAAGAATTATCTACTTTTAGAAAGTTAAATTCCCGTTTGCAGGGACATCCTTCTGTGCATAGAGGATTACCCGGAATACGTATTTCTTCTGGTTCTCTAGGGCAAGGAATGTCTGTGGCTGTTGGTGCAGCTTTATCAAAAAAATTAAACAAAGAATTTCATAATATCATTTATAGTTTACATGGAGATGGAGAATTGAATGAAGGTCAGATTTGGGAATCTGTTTTATATGCAGGAGCTAGAAATATAGATAATTATATAGCAACTATTGATTATAATGGACAACAAATAGATGGAACAACAGATGAGGTATTGCCTCTAGGCAATTTGAAAAAAAAATTTGAATCTTTCGATTGGAAAGTTTTAGAAGAATTAGAAGGAAACAATATTGAAAAAGTAATTGACGTTTTAAAAAAAGCAAAAAATGAAACAGGAAAAGGAAAACCTGTTTTAATTATACTATATACTCAAATGGGATATGGTGTAGATTTTATGGTAGGAAATAATGCATGGCACGGAAAATATCCCAATCAAGAAGAATTAGAAAGAGCGCTCTCTCAACTTCCTAAAACTACTTTTGTAGATTATCCCTTATCTGATTAA
- a CDS encoding M42 family peptidase has protein sequence MKNNYSISSDSLKFLKKYLNGSSPTGCESEGQKIWMNYINSYVEKIQTDLYGTAVGIINPNSPYKLIIEAHVDEISWYVNYITEDGIIYVSRNGGSDHQIAPSKKVIIHTEKGFVHGIFGWPAIHTRKSSEEKSPSIDNIFVDIGVSSKTEAIDLGVHVGCIITYPDEFFIMNHNYFISRALDNKIGGFIIAEVAKMIMENNIHLKFGLYIVNSVQEEVGLRGAKMISQTIQPNMAIVTDVTHDTSSPMIDKKIQGDIKCGLGPVIGYAPSIQKNLRELIINTANSKKILFQRLVSSRYTGTDTDAFAYSNKGVSSALISIPLKYMHTTVEMVHKKDVEKAIFLIFETLQEINNSKKFFID, from the coding sequence ATGAAAAATAATTATTCAATTAGTAGTGATTCTTTAAAATTTCTTAAAAAATATTTAAATGGCTCTTCTCCAACTGGATGTGAAAGTGAAGGTCAAAAAATATGGATGAATTACATTAATTCTTATGTAGAAAAAATTCAAACCGATTTGTATGGAACAGCAGTAGGAATTATCAATCCTAATTCTCCATATAAATTAATTATTGAAGCTCATGTTGATGAAATATCTTGGTATGTAAATTATATTACAGAAGATGGCATTATATATGTTTCTCGTAATGGAGGATCAGATCATCAAATAGCCCCATCTAAAAAAGTCATTATTCATACAGAAAAAGGATTCGTTCATGGAATATTTGGATGGCCAGCAATTCACACAAGAAAATCTTCAGAAGAAAAATCTCCTAGTATAGACAATATATTTGTGGATATTGGTGTTTCTAGTAAAACTGAAGCCATTGATCTAGGTGTTCATGTAGGTTGTATTATTACTTATCCTGATGAATTTTTTATCATGAATCACAATTATTTTATATCTAGAGCATTAGATAATAAAATAGGAGGTTTTATAATAGCAGAAGTAGCAAAAATGATCATGGAAAATAATATTCATTTAAAATTTGGATTATACATAGTGAATTCTGTTCAAGAGGAAGTAGGATTAAGAGGAGCTAAAATGATTTCTCAAACCATACAACCAAATATGGCTATTGTTACGGATGTAACACATGATACATCTAGTCCTATGATTGATAAAAAGATACAAGGAGATATTAAATGTGGATTAGGACCTGTTATTGGATATGCCCCATCAATACAAAAAAATCTTAGAGAACTTATTATTAATACTGCTAACAGTAAAAAAATACTTTTTCAACGTTTGGTTTCATCTAGATATACAGGAACAGATACAGACGCTTTTGCTTATTCCAATAAAGGAGTATCATCTGCTTTAATATCCATCCCTCTAAAATACATGCATACTACCGTAGAAATGGTTCATAAAAAAGATGTAGAAAAAGCTATATTTCTAATTTTTGAAACTTTACAAGAAATTAATAATTCTAAAAAATTTTTTATCGATTAA
- a CDS encoding twin-arginine translocase subunit TatC codes for MKKMPFWKHIEELRKHVIHCFFAIIIAMIILMNNKNMIFDYIIFAPSKTDFITYRIFYEFTNTFLGFHLNPVSFLSKNLEIQNRQIFGQFNIYVWTCFIGGVILSSPYIFYEFWKFIKPALSNEERKYSRGILIIVTLLFVLGVLFGYFILCPFLIHFGYSFRISDVPKNIFDLSDYISLIIHSVLSMGILFLFPFFIFLLTKMELVSYTFLMKYRKHAFLIMLIIASAITPGDILSTIIVLIPLLILYEVSIYISFSANKKTS; via the coding sequence ATGAAAAAAATGCCGTTTTGGAAACACATTGAAGAGCTGAGAAAACATGTTATTCATTGTTTTTTTGCTATTATCATTGCAATGATTATTTTAATGAATAATAAAAATATGATATTTGATTACATTATTTTTGCTCCATCCAAAACTGATTTCATTACTTATCGTATTTTTTATGAATTCACAAATACTTTTTTAGGGTTTCATTTAAATCCTGTTTCTTTTTTATCCAAAAATTTGGAAATACAAAATAGACAAATATTTGGACAATTTAATATTTATGTATGGACTTGTTTTATAGGAGGAGTTATTTTATCGTCTCCTTATATTTTTTATGAGTTTTGGAAATTTATCAAACCTGCTCTTTCGAATGAAGAAAGAAAATATTCTAGAGGAATACTTATAATAGTAACTCTTTTATTTGTATTAGGAGTTCTTTTTGGTTATTTTATTTTATGTCCATTTTTAATTCATTTTGGATACTCTTTTAGAATAAGTGATGTTCCAAAAAACATATTCGATTTATCGGATTATATCTCTTTGATTATACATTCTGTACTATCTATGGGGATTCTTTTTTTATTTCCATTTTTCATATTTCTTCTTACTAAAATGGAATTGGTTTCCTATACTTTTTTAATGAAATACAGAAAACATGCTTTTCTAATAATGTTAATTATTGCTTCTGCTATTACCCCTGGTGATATTTTAAGTACAATAATCGTTTTAATACCTTTGTTAATTCTTTATGAAGTAAGTATATATATATCGTTTTCTGCAAATAAAAAAACCTCTTGA
- the smpB gene encoding SsrA-binding protein SmpB encodes MSILNRKARFQYHFLEYYVAGIQLFGTEVKSVRQNKVNIVDSFCQMQNGELYSIGMYIAEYKFGTNWNHSSRRQRKLLLNKKELKKINKKLKDTGLTIVPIELFFNDKGYVKMKIVLAKGKKTYDKRESLRKRDSLREIKQSLKIKDCI; translated from the coding sequence ATGAGTATTCTAAATAGAAAGGCTAGATTTCAATATCATTTTTTAGAATATTATGTAGCTGGTATCCAATTGTTTGGAACAGAAGTAAAATCCGTTAGACAAAACAAAGTTAATATTGTGGATAGTTTTTGTCAAATGCAAAATGGAGAATTGTATTCTATTGGAATGTACATAGCTGAGTACAAATTCGGAACCAATTGGAATCATTCAAGCAGAAGACAAAGGAAATTATTATTGAATAAAAAAGAATTAAAAAAAATCAATAAAAAATTGAAAGATACAGGGTTAACTATCGTTCCCATTGAATTATTTTTTAACGATAAAGGATACGTAAAAATGAAAATAGTTTTAGCTAAAGGAAAAAAAACATATGATAAACGTGAATCTTTGCGAAAAAGAGATTCTTTGAGAGAAATCAAACAATCTTTAAAAATTAAAGATTGTATTTAA
- the dapF gene encoding diaminopimelate epimerase, translating into MKFNFFKYQGTGNDFILLDDRTKKIVKEYTILKKLCNRHFGIGADGIILIQNDSKSDFYMQYYNSDGKESTMCGNGGRCAIFFAKKLGINKENKIHFRAIDGHHYGLIIKNEKNDKCLVSINLINIQKNEIEIHPEHVFLNTGSPHHIIFVENIKEINVYEEGKKIRFRNPYLKKGVNVNFVEILENKTLQVRTYERGVENETLSCGTGVTASVIAAYETNRISSIEKILVHTIGGKLWVSLKETKNEYKDIYLTGSVQFIFQGCIFI; encoded by the coding sequence ATGAAATTTAATTTTTTTAAATATCAGGGAACGGGAAATGATTTCATTCTCCTAGATGACAGGACAAAAAAAATAGTTAAGGAATATACCATTTTAAAAAAATTATGTAATAGACATTTTGGAATTGGGGCAGATGGAATCATTTTGATCCAAAATGATTCCAAAAGTGATTTTTATATGCAATATTATAATTCTGATGGAAAAGAAAGTACAATGTGTGGAAATGGAGGAAGATGCGCCATTTTTTTCGCTAAAAAATTAGGAATCAACAAAGAAAATAAAATTCATTTTAGAGCCATAGATGGACATCATTATGGATTGATAATAAAAAACGAAAAAAATGATAAATGTTTGGTTTCCATTAATTTAATTAATATTCAAAAAAATGAAATCGAAATTCATCCTGAACACGTTTTTTTAAACACTGGATCTCCTCACCATATTATTTTTGTAGAAAATATAAAAGAAATAAATGTGTACGAAGAAGGAAAAAAAATTAGATTTCGAAATCCTTATTTGAAAAAAGGAGTCAATGTGAATTTTGTAGAAATACTTGAAAATAAAACTTTACAAGTACGTACTTATGAAAGAGGGGTAGAAAATGAAACTTTATCTTGTGGAACTGGAGTTACAGCTTCTGTCATTGCAGCATATGAAACGAATCGAATTTCCTCTATTGAAAAAATTCTAGTTCATACTATAGGAGGAAAATTATGGGTTTCATTAAAAGAAACAAAAAACGAATATAAAGATATTTATTTAACTGGATCTGTTCAATTTATATTTCAAGGATGTATTTTTATTTGA
- a CDS encoding redox-regulated ATPase YchF has translation MKCGIIGLPNTGKSTFFNFISNSKVLSENFPFCTIEPNYGMTKVPDQRLYELKEIIQPMKIIPSEIKIVDIAGLIKGSHKGDGLGNKFLSHIRETNVIIHMIRLFHDISVIHVEGSINPIRDKEIIDMELQLKDLDTIENRLEKITKKNKNNRSINTLQKIFSFLKEGKNIRMYPFQEDEKKHIKDLQLLTEKPVLYVCNTDEKVNEFHHLHIKNLKKIVEMENSTLVVFSLKKNSISYGIEKILKKAYKLLNLQSFFTVGKKEIRAWSIPNQCTAYEASSVIHTDFKKGFIKAEVIHYNDFIKYKSEEKVKKAGKIFLAGKNYLIQDGDIIHFRFNR, from the coding sequence ATGAAATGTGGAATTATTGGTCTTCCTAACACAGGAAAATCAACATTTTTTAACTTTATTTCTAACTCTAAAGTTTTATCAGAAAATTTTCCTTTTTGTACGATAGAACCTAATTATGGAATGACAAAAGTTCCAGATCAAAGGCTATATGAACTAAAAGAGATAATTCAGCCAATGAAAATAATTCCATCCGAAATCAAAATAGTAGATATAGCAGGTCTCATAAAAGGTTCCCATAAAGGAGATGGATTAGGAAATAAATTTTTATCTCATATTCGTGAAACAAATGTCATTATCCATATGATACGTCTTTTTCACGACATAAGCGTTATTCATGTAGAAGGATCTATCAATCCTATTAGAGACAAAGAAATCATAGACATGGAATTACAGTTGAAAGATCTAGATACAATAGAAAATCGATTAGAAAAGATTACAAAAAAAAACAAAAATAATAGATCTATTAATACACTACAAAAAATTTTTTCTTTTTTAAAAGAAGGAAAAAATATTAGAATGTATCCATTTCAAGAAGATGAAAAAAAACATATAAAGGATTTACAATTATTAACTGAAAAACCTGTTCTTTATGTATGTAATACGGATGAAAAAGTAAATGAATTTCATCATTTACATATAAAAAATCTTAAAAAAATAGTAGAGATGGAGAATTCTACTTTGGTTGTTTTCTCATTGAAAAAAAATTCCATATCTTATGGAATTGAAAAAATTCTGAAAAAAGCTTATAAGTTATTAAACTTACAAAGTTTTTTTACGGTAGGAAAAAAAGAGATACGAGCTTGGTCAATTCCTAATCAATGTACAGCTTATGAAGCTTCTTCAGTCATTCATACAGATTTTAAAAAAGGATTTATAAAAGCAGAAGTTATTCATTATAATGATTTTATAAAATATAAATCAGAAGAAAAAGTAAAAAAAGCAGGAAAGATTTTTTTGGCAGGAAAAAATTATTTAATTCAAGATGGAGATATAATTCATTTTAGATTTAATCGATAA